Proteins encoded in a region of the Pigmentiphaga litoralis genome:
- a CDS encoding SDR family NAD(P)-dependent oxidoreductase, which translates to MADSPERGPGWTAGKRLDGKVAVVIGAGQGAGEGFGNGRAAAMRYAREGARVLAVDRNGESAAETAALIRAEGFECLSQAADVTRDADLVAVMATAKQTWGTLDVLHNNVGVSLAGGDAELTEITEEAFDNIYRINLRGTAFACKHALLIMREQRSGAIVNISSAAATGRYPYAAYKATKAAVVALTEQLALQNAPYGIRVNCVLPGLISTPMAVDTRARTWNQPREQVLAERVAKVPLGKLGTAWDVANAALFLACDDAAFVTGVSLLVDGGRMLNRS; encoded by the coding sequence ATGGCAGATTCCCCTGAACGCGGTCCTGGCTGGACTGCTGGCAAACGGCTCGACGGCAAGGTGGCCGTGGTCATCGGCGCGGGCCAGGGCGCCGGAGAAGGCTTCGGCAATGGCCGAGCCGCTGCCATGCGATATGCCCGCGAGGGTGCGCGTGTTCTTGCCGTCGATCGCAACGGCGAGTCGGCGGCAGAAACCGCCGCGCTGATCCGCGCCGAAGGGTTCGAGTGCCTGTCGCAAGCCGCCGACGTGACGCGCGACGCCGACCTGGTCGCGGTCATGGCGACTGCCAAACAGACGTGGGGCACACTGGATGTGCTTCACAACAATGTGGGCGTCAGCCTGGCTGGCGGCGATGCCGAACTGACCGAGATCACTGAAGAGGCCTTCGACAACATCTACCGCATCAATCTTCGCGGTACCGCCTTTGCGTGCAAACATGCCCTGCTGATCATGCGTGAGCAGCGATCCGGGGCGATTGTCAACATCTCGTCTGCTGCCGCGACTGGACGTTATCCCTACGCCGCGTACAAGGCGACCAAGGCCGCCGTAGTGGCCCTGACCGAGCAACTGGCGCTGCAGAACGCGCCGTATGGCATCCGCGTCAACTGTGTCCTGCCGGGCCTGATATCGACCCCCATGGCAGTCGATACGCGGGCGCGCACCTGGAACCAGCCGCGTGAACAGGTGCTGGCTGAACGGGTCGCCAAAGTGCCGCTTGGCAAGCTCGGTACCGCCTGGGATGTTGCCAATGCCGCGCTATTCCTGGCTTGCGATGACGCCGCGTTCGTCACCGGCGTATCGCTGCTGGTGGATGGCGGCCGCATGCTGAATCGTTCTTGA